A segment of the Lolium perenne isolate Kyuss_39 chromosome 3, Kyuss_2.0, whole genome shotgun sequence genome:
AGATGACGTGCTAAATCCACTTTTTATTCTTTGCAATATTAATAAGAAAATTAAGTCGCAACTCGCAAACATTATTCCAAAGCCTCAGTCCGTAGCATCCCGGGATAACAAGACAATAAGAAAAACATGTTACACTCACAAAAACTATATGTAAACAATTGAAGGCGAGAGAAGCATTGACAATATAAGCATATAACTAGGCTCACTCATATTTTACAACTTCTATGGTTACTGGCTAGCAAATACAAAGTTAGAGCAAGCCCTATCTATCATTAACTTTGAGTCAGGTGATTTGCTTACGATTAGACTCCCGGGTCGCTTGAGGCGACTACGGAGACGCCCCAGCCGCCATAGAGTTTGGGAACCAACTAAGACATGTTGTAGTAGTCCTAGTCTGTATAGAGTTCCACAATCATACGATGTAATCTCTCCCATGTCTCCCCGATCTCTCCCTGTATCTGTCTACTATATATACATGGCAATAGAGAGCTCGGAATCTATCCGAGTAGATTGAAACTACCTGATCATATTGTGTTCTTATATGGTATCAGGCCGGCTCTTCCGCCGGTAATCCATCGCAAGCTTCGACGTCGCCGCTGCTGGTTTCTTCTCCAGCCGCCATGGCGTCCTCCTCACAACCGCCgatcaacctcggccttcctccGCGAGAGCTTCTCACCAGAGAGAATTATCCGATCTGGCGCTCCCAGGTCCTGCCCGCGATCCGCGGTGCGCAACTTGTCGGCCTCCTTGATGGCAGCGATGCTGCTCCGCCGACAGAagtggagatcgttcccgccgacaAAACCTCAGGCACTGCTGCCAAGATGGGGCCAAACCCTGACTACGCCTCTTGGCTGTCTCACGATCAAATCGTACTGTCATATCTTCTGCAGTCGTTGTCTCGCGAGATTCTGCTGCACGTTCACAGGATTGAACACACCGCCGGCGTCTGGCGCGCTCTCCAGGAGATGTTCGCCGCCCAGAACGAAGCCAAAATCAACAATCTGCTCGTTGCCCTTGCCAACACAAAAAAATTGCAGATGACGACCTCGGAGTTCCTCTCCAAGATGCAAGGATTTGCTGATGATCTCATTGCCGCTGGCCATCCTCTCACCGATCGCCAGCTCACCTCGTATATTCTCGCCGGACTTGGCGCTGACTACAATGCCTTGGTGGCCGCTCTCGGCGTTGCAACGACGCCGATCACCCTGAGCCTCCTCTTCTCTCATCTGCATGCATATGATCAACGGCAACTGATGCTCAATGGTCCCTCTCCGCCGGAGTTCGAGACTTCTGCCAATGCCGCAACTCGCCAATGGCGCCCACGTTCTGGCAACACCAACTCCGCCAGAAACCGCGGTGACCGCGGTGATCGCGGCGATCGTGCCGACCGTGGTGACCGTGGGGAACATCGTGACTTCCGCCTTGATGACCGTTCCTTCTATCAGGGTCGTGGGGGCGGTCGTGGACCTTCTGGAGGCGGGCGAGGCCGTGGCCGCGGGCGCCGCCGCACGACACCGTGGGTGGGTGTTACCTGCCAGATATGTAATAAAGAAGGCCATCCCACAAAAGACTGCTGGTCCCACTATtctgaagatgatgactatggtgACAAAGAAATCCACGCTGCTTATGGGGTCGACACAAATTTGTATCAAGATTCGGGTGCCACTCATCACATTACAAGCGAGCTCAACAATTTGACCTTCAGGGACACATACAAGGGATCCGACAGGGTCAACACCGCCAATGTGCAAGGTATGAATATTTCCCATATTGGTCATTCAATAGTTCGTAACCCTACTCAAAATTTCCATCTTCGCAATGTTTTGCATGTTCCTCACGCTTCTAAAAATTTGCTCTCCGTTCATcggttcacatatgataatggtgtcTTTATCGAATTTCACCCCTTCTTCTTTCTCATCAAGGATCATGTCACCCGGAGAATCATCCAAAGAGGACGGTGTGTTGGCGGCCTCTACCCTCTTATTTCATCCTTGGCGTCTTCTGGATCTCTGAAGCATGCCTTTGTCGCCGCCAAGCTTGACCAGTCCCAGTGGCATAGTCGTCTAGGTCATCCCTCTTTAGTTATTGTTAGACAAATAATAAGTAAGCATAAGCTTCCATGTGTTAGAGATACCAGCATTGTGTCAGTTTGTGATTCTTGTCAGCAAGGCAAGAGTCATCAACTTCCctaccctttttctactagtgtgtctACTGCTCCTCTTCAGTTAGTTTTTTCTGATGTTTGGGGGCCTGCCCCAACCTCTGTTGGACGACATGATTATTATGTGAGTTTTATCGATGATTATAGCAAGTTTACTTGGATCTATTTGCTTAAACACAAGTCTGATGTCTTCGACGCCTTTGTTAGTTTCCAAAAACTTGTTGAACGCCAATTTGACACAAAAATTCTTGCAGTCCAGTctgattgggggggggggggggggttgaatACATTAAGCTCAATTCCCTTTTTCAGACTCAGGGTATTTCTCATCATGTTTCTTGTCCACATGCTCATCAGCAAAACGGTTCTGCAGAAAGAAAACACCGCCACATTGTTGAAGTAGGTCTCTCTCTCCTTGCTCATGCTGGTATGCCTCtaaaattttgggatgaagcttTTCTCACAGCCACATATCTAATCAATATGCTCCCTAGTCGAGTTATTAATAATGACACCCCTGTCCATCGCCTGCTTGGTAGACATCCTGATTATTCATCTCTTCGTGTCTTTGGTTGTGCATGTTGGCCAACTCTTCGGCCCTACAACAAGTGCAAGCTTGCGTTTCGTTCCAAACAGTGTGTCTTTCTAGGCTACAACCCTCGACATAAAGGAGTTAAATGTCTCGAAGTGTCCACTGGACGAGTCTATATTTCTCGTGATGTCGTTTTTGATGAGGCAGTTTTTCCTTTCAAATCCCTACATCCTAATGCTGGTGCTCTTCTTCGAAAACAAATTCTTCTCCTTGATCCTTCACTTTGCAATTTTGAGCAGGGGGACGACACTGTTAGTGATTCTATTATGGAAAATACTCATGCTACTAACCCATCTACAAGTGTTGTTCCTTATGATCTACAGGGTGCAGCTCGTCGAGACGTAGCAGCAGGCGAAAATTCCGGTCAAAACAGTGCTCCGAGCAGCTCATTCCAGCAATCAGGAGAAAATAACAGCAGCACAGACTCCCATGAGGATTTTCCGACAGATTCTGCTCCGGGATCCTCCCAGGTGCCCTCGGGATCCTCCTCTGACGCCTCGGGATCGCTTTCTGCCCCGCCAGGATCTGCGTCAGTGTCAGGCGGGCAGAGTGCGCCTCGTGCACATGGGCGGGCCGCGGCGTCGTCTCCGTCTGGATCTTCTGCGGGTAGCTTCCCGCATGCAACACACAGCCCGGACTCAACAGCACGCAGCGCAGCCACAGCGGATCTAGGCGCCTCGCGGTCCGCGCCTGTCTCACCAGGGCCAGCTCCACCGGATCCTGCTAGCGAATCTGCTGGCCACACTGGATCTGCTGCTCCCTCTTCACGTGTAGCCCAGCCTGTGCCCTCTCAGCGTCCAACTACACGTGCGTCCAAAGGAATTGTCAAGCCTCGTGAGTGCAAAGATGGAACAGTCCGTTGGCTTTTTACAGCTGCAATTGATGAACCAACCAATTTACAGACTGCTCTTGCTGATCCAAATTGGAAAGAAGCAATGGATGAGGAATATGATGCTCTCATACGCAATAGGACGTGGAGGTTCGTACCTCCACGTGAAGGTAAAAATGTCATTGACTGTCGATGGGTGTATAAGGTTAAGCTCAAATCAGATGGTTCGATTGACAGGTATAAGGCTCGCCTTGTTGCTAAAGGTTTTAAACAGCGGTATGgaattgattatgaagatactttCAGTCCTGTTGTCAAAATTGCAACTGTTCGTCTAGTTTTGTCTTTAGTTGTTTCCAGAGGATGGAGCTTGCGACAGCTGGATGTCAAGAAtgcgtttcttcatggtgttctggaagaggaagtaTATAAGAAACAACCTCCTGGGTATGAGAACAGCAGCACACCACACTTTCTGTGCAAACTAGATAAGGCGCTCTATGGACTAAAACAGGCACCTCGAGCATGGTACTCTCGGTTGAGTTCTAAACTACTTGCTCTTGGTTTCTTTGCTTCCAGATCTGATGCTTCTCTGTTTATCTATCGTAAGTCCAATATCTCCATCTTTATGCTTAtctatgtggatgatattatAGTTGCTAGTTCTTCTCAAGCTGCAACTGACGCTCTGCTGAGAGATTTAAGTCAAGAGTTTGCTTTGAAAGATCTtggtgatttgagtttctttctgGGAGTCGAAGTACAGAAAGTTGACAATGGTATTGTTCTCAGTCAGTCCAAGTATGCTCGTGATATTTTGGCACGGGTTGGTATGTTAAATTGCACCGGTATGCCCACACCATTGTCTTCCTCTGAGAAGATTACTGCTCACGAAGGAGATCCGTTGGGTCCAGATGATAGTACCAAATATCGGAGTTTAGTGGGAGCCTTACATTATCTTACCCTCACGCGTCCAGATATTTCTTATGCAGTTAACAAAGTCTGTCAGTATTTACATGCTCCTTATACTATTCACTATAGTGCTGCTAAGAGGATCTTGAGATATGTCAAGCATACTATGACAGTTGGGTTAACATTTGTCAAGTCTGCATCTACACTTGTTAGTGCTTTTTCCGATGCCGACTGGGCGGGTTGTGTTGATGACCGTCGATCTACTGGAGGATTTGCTGTGTTTTTTGGACCAAATCTGATCTCATGGAGTGCTAAGAAGCAAGCTACAGTGTCCAGGTCGAGTACTGAAGCAGAGTATAAGTCTGTGGCTAATGCAACGGCTGAGATGATGTGGGTTCAGTCTTTGCTTGCTGAGTTGGGTGTTAGACAGCAACAGATGCCTTGTTTATGGTGTGATAATTTGGGAGCTACGTACTTGTCAGCTAATCATGTTTTTCATGCGAGGGCCAAGCACATTGAGATTGATTTTCATTTCGTTCGAGAACGAGTGTTGAGGAAGCAGCTGGAGATTCAGTTTATTCCTTCTAAAGATCAAGTCGTGGATAGGTTTACTAAACCATTGCCTTATCGAGCTTTTGAAGATTTCAAGCATAATCTCAACTTGTCGAAATAGTGATTAAGGGAGGGTATTAGAGATAGAGTTTGGGAACCGACTAGGACATGTTGTAGTAGTCCTAGTCTGTATAGAGTTCCACAATCATACGATGTAATGTCTCCCCTGTCTCCCCGATCTCTCCCTGTATCTGTCTACTATATATACATGGCAATAGAGAGCTCGGAATCTATCCGAGTAGATTGAAACTACCTGATCATATTGTGTTCTTATAAGCATAACCCAGCACCGCCCCAGCCAGCTCGCCGCCACCGGAGGAGGCCGTTCGTCGGtggacggcggcggcgaggcgtgGTCCGCATCCTTTTTGATTTTTTCTTCTTAGCCCTAGAGTCCTTTTCCTCCGCCATGCAGGAACCCGATCTGGCGCAGTGATTGAGGGACGTTGCAGTTGCCGTCGGGAGGCCAGATTTCTGGCGCAGTCCTGGCAAACCTCCCGCAGCTACTAGTCGTGCTTTCCCATGTGGATCTCCCCGCCCACTGCCTCACGATCTGGGCGTTGCCCGTCTCCCGAAGTGGCAGATCGCCGGCATTCCGATCCGATTGAACGCTTCGGGGATTCGTCCGCATCTTGTGTGAGTCCAACAATCAGGCAGGCGTGCATGCTTGGCTGGATGTATGCCGCTTCAACTGGTTCACGCACATG
Coding sequences within it:
- the LOC139838078 gene encoding uncharacterized protein, whose translation is MASSSQPPINLGLPPRELLTRENYPIWRSQVLPAIRGAQLVGLLDGSDAAPPTEVEIVPADKTSGTAAKMGPNPDYASWLSHDQIVLSYLLQSLSREILLHVHRIEHTAGVWRALQEMFAAQNEAKINNLLVALANTKKLQMTTSEFLSKMQGFADDLIAAGHPLTDRQLTSYILAGLGADYNALVAALGVATTPITLSLLFSHLHAYDQRQLMLNGPSPPEFETSANAATRQWRPRSGNTNSARNRGDRGDRGDRADRGDRGEHRDFRLDDRSFYQGRGGGRGPSGGGRGRGRGRRRTTPWVGVTCQICNKEGHPTKDCWSHYSEDDDYGDKEIHAAYGVDTNLYQDSGATHHITSELNNLTFRDTYKGSDRVNTANVQGYNPRHKGVKCLEVSTGRVYISRDVVFDEAVFPFKSLHPNAGALLRKQILLLDPSLCNFEQGDDTVSDSIMENTHATNPSTSVVPYDLQGAARRDVAAGENSGQNSAPSSSFQQSGENNSSTDSHEDFPTDSAPGSSQVPSGSSSDASGSLSAPPGSASVSGGQSAPRAHGRAAASSPSGSSAGSFPHATHSPDSTARSAATADLGASRSAPVSPGPAPPDPASESAGHTGSAAPSSRVAQPVPSQRPTTRASKGIVKPRECKDGTVRWLFTAAIDEPTNLQTALADPNWKEAMDEEYDALIRNRTWRFVPPREGKNVIDCRWVYKVKLKSDGSIDRYKARLVAKGFKQRYGIDYEDTFSPVVKIATVRLVLSLVVSRGWSLRQLDVKNAFLHGVLEEEVYKKQPPGYENSSTPHFLCKLDKALYGLKQAPRAWYSRLSSKLLALGFFASRSDASLFIYRKSNISIFMLIYVDDIIVASSSQAATDALLRDLSQEFALKDLGDLSFFLGVEVQKVDNGIVLSQSNAAKRILRYVKHTMTVGLTFVKSASTLVSAFSDADWAGCVDDRRSTGGFAVFFGPNLISWSAKKQATVSRSSTEAEYKSVANATAEMMWVQSLLAELGVRQQQMPCLWCDNLGATYLSANHVFHARAKHIEIDFHFVRERVLRKQLEIQFIPSKDQVVDRFTKPLPYRAFEDFKHNLNLSK